The DNA segment AACCGGTTTGATGTTCGGAATGACCCGCTCTAGCACTAAAGGTATCACTAGCCGCCTTTCCTTTTCTTTGTACATAAGCATTGTAAAGCTGTTTCTGATAGGAATAGGAACGATAGCCTGATCCTAAACGAAGTTGAATGCCATCCTTTTCTGCAGCTTTAAAAAGTTTGACTAATTGATCCGAAGCTTCTTTACGCATCATCCATGGAGTCCCATTCGTTTTAACGGGAACGCGAACCAAATCCTTCGGCTCATAGTTCTCCGGTAATGGGTGTTTCTTATTCACAATAAAAGTCAAAGATGAGGCTGTCGTTGTATCCACTTTTTCTATTTGTGTTTTTTCTACTTGGCTTTGTTCTACATTTGGCTTTATATCTTTATTTTTATTTAGAATATAAACAATTCCAAGCAATAGAACAACGAGTGACACAAGCGTTGTGATGAATAATTTTTTTGTCATAAATGTCCTTTACCGGATAAATCGTTTCATGGGATTCATCAATAGATAGCCTAAGACAACACTAATGGTTTCACCAATGGCTACACTGGTGCCTTGAATTAAGAAGCCAACCACAAGGTTATCCGGGTTAAACAAGTACGCTAACTCTGCACCAACAAAGATAAAATTCAAAATAATGGGGCATAAGATACTAAGAATAGGGATATTTTTAATTTTCTTATCACGGAAGTAATGGGTTCCATAAGCGGCTAAGAAAGTCGCTGATGTACCAATAATCGCATCAATAAAACCGGTTGGATTCGTACCCATGAACGCACCAATTAGATTGGTTAAGAAGCAACCTAACGTTACACCCCAAATAGATGGTACATAAATCAATGGTAACATCGTTAAAGCTTCCGCCACACGAACTTGGATTGTCCCATATGTA comes from the Bulleidia sp. zg-1006 genome and includes:
- a CDS encoding QueT transporter family protein, with the translated sequence MNTKTLTHIAMIAAVYTVVSLVLAPFTYGTIQVRVAEALTMLPLIYVPSIWGVTLGCFLTNLIGAFMGTNPTGFIDAIIGTSATFLAAYGTHYFRDKKIKNIPILSILCPIILNFIFVGAELAYLFNPDNLVVGFLIQGTSVAIGETISVVLGYLLMNPMKRFIR
- a CDS encoding M15 family metallopeptidase codes for the protein MTKKLFITTLVSLVVLLLGIVYILNKNKDIKPNVEQSQVEKTQIEKVDTTTASSLTFIVNKKHPLPENYEPKDLVRVPVKTNGTPWMMRKEASDQLVKLFKAAEKDGIQLRLGSGYRSYSYQKQLYNAYVQRKGKAASDTFSARAGHSEHQTGLAADILGADTRYDFTQNFESQKEAIWLKKHAHEYGFVLRFIKGKEEITGYMFEPWHFRYLGIEVAKKVQQAGTDITLEEYFKVEGGSYPN